The Bos indicus x Bos taurus breed Angus x Brahman F1 hybrid chromosome 3, Bos_hybrid_MaternalHap_v2.0, whole genome shotgun sequence genome includes a window with the following:
- the LOC113890541 gene encoding olfactory receptor 12-like, which translates to MSPHRNGNLSVMPLQEFVLDGFGGGPQTQALLSALFLVLYLVDVLGNLTMIVVITLDARLHSPVYFFLKNLSFLDLCYSSVIYPKALFDLMSSTKVITFAVCVTQFFFFSTMITTEGFLLAVMAYDRFMAICSPLRYPISMCPLVCARLMLSCYCGGCLNSILQTSFTFSLPFCSSNHIDHFLCDVPPLLKLACADTTVNELVLFSICGLIIVGTTLVVLTSYGYITVTILRMCSGGGRHKLFSTCGSHMTAVSLFYGTLFVMYAQPGAVQSMEQGKVVSVFYTLVIPMLNPLIYSLRNKEVKDAPRRLRQKHTAT; encoded by the coding sequence ATGTCACCCCACAGAAATGGAAACCTCTCAGTGATGCCTCTGCAGGAGTTTGTGCTGGATGGGTTTGGGGGTGGCCCACAGACCCAGGCCCTGCTGTCTGCTCTGTTCCTTGTTCTGTATTTGGTGGACGTCCTGGGGAACCTCACCATGATCGTGGTCATCACGCTGGATGCCCGTCTGCACTCCCCAGTGTACTTCTTCCTCAAGAACCTCTCCTTCCTGGACTTGTGCTACTCATCTGTCATCTACCCCAAGGCCTTGTTTGACTTAATGTCGTCGACCAAGGTCATCACCTTTGCAGTATGTGTCACccagtttttcttcttctccaccATGATCACCACTGAGGGATTCCTCTTGgccgtgatggcctatgaccgcttcaTGGCCATCTGCAGCCCCCTGCGCTACCCCATCTCCATGTGCCCCTTGGTCTGTGCCCGCCTGATGCTGAGCTGCTACTGTGGTGGCTGCCTCAACTCCATCCTGCAGACCAGCTTCACATTCAGCCTTCCATTCTGCAGCTCCAACCACATTGACCACTTCCTGTGTGATGTCCCTCCATTGCTCAAGCTTGCTTGTGCTGACACTACCGTCAATGAGCTGGTCTTGTTTAGCATTTGTGGCCTCATCATTGTGGGCACCACACTCGTGGTCCTCACCTCCTATGGCTACATCACAGTGACCATCCTGAGGATGTGCTCAGGAGGAGGGAGACACAAGCTCTTCTCCACCTGTGGCTCCCACATGACAGCTGTGTCCCTCTTTTATGGGACCCTTTTTGTCATGTATGCCCAGCCGGGagctgtgcagtccatggagcagGGCAAGGTGGTCTCTGTCTTCTACACCCTGGTCATCCCGATGCTAAACCCCCTCATTTACAGTCTGAGAAACAAGGAGGTCAAGGATGCCCCGAGGAGACTGAGGCAGAAACACACAGCCACGTGA